In Solanum stenotomum isolate F172 chromosome 6, ASM1918654v1, whole genome shotgun sequence, one DNA window encodes the following:
- the LOC125867869 gene encoding premnaspirodiene oxygenase-like, producing MYYSLFNLVSLLLFLSSLVILVRKWSKNKKQRLPPGPWRLPFIGSLHHLIIGGQLPHRVFRNLARRYGPIMYLQLGEIPVVIISSPTIAQEILRTHDLAFADRPQFVSTNIILYNNKDIIFSQYGDYWRQMRKICMVELLSVKMVKSFSGIRQDELSSLISSIRSTSGGAIVLINMSEKVVRFTNSVTCRSAFGKICKGKNEFITLMKEVLFFAGGFDVADLFPSWKLLHNISGVKSRLMKAHQKVDSIMENIINEHIENKSIGKKKNGEFGDEDLVDVLLRTKENSRLQFPITNDHIKAVISDIFIGGTETSSSTIIWALSEMMRNPSVMAKAQSEVRQVFKGKKKYDENDIEKLTYLKLVIKETLRLHTPGPLMGPRECRENTNIDGYIIPQKTRVLVNVWALARDPKYWQNPTSFIPERFENSSIDFMGNDFEFIPFGSGRRMCPGIQFALASVGFSLAQLLYHFEWELPNGVNSKDLDITETHGLTASKKKDLYLIATNYRINEEY from the exons ATGTATTATTCTCTTTTTAACTTAGTTTCTTTGCTTCTCTTCTTGTCCTCCCTTGTTATTCTAGTTAGAAAATGgagtaaaaacaaaaaacaaaggTTACCTCCAGGTCCATGGAGACTTCCTTTTATTGGAAGTTTACATCATTTGATCATTGGAGGACAACTTCCACATCGTGTTTTTAGAAATTTAGCGCGAAGGTATGGACCTATTATGTACTTACAACTCGGGGAAATTCCTGTTGTGATCATATCATCACCTACTATTGCACAAGAGATTTTGAGAACTCATGATCTTGCATTTGCTGATAGGCCACAATTTGTATCCACAAATATCATATTGTACAATAATAAAGATATTATATTTAGCCAGTATGGTGACTACTGGAGACAAATGCGTAAGATTTGTATGGTAGAACTTCTTAGTGTGAAGATGGTCAAGTCCTTTAGTGGAATTCGACAAGATGAGCTTTCAAGTCTCATTTCATCTATTCGTTCCACAAGCGGCGGAGCTATAGTATTGATTAATATGTCAGAAAAAGTTGTTCGGTTTACAAACTCTGTTACTTGTAGATCAGCTTTTGGAAAAATATGCAAAGGTAAAAATGAGTTTATAACACTTATGAAGGAAGTACTATTCTTTGCTGGAGGATTTGATGTGGCTGATTTGTTCCCTTCTTGGAAGTTACTTCATAACATAAGTGGTGTGAAATCTAGATTGATGAAGGCACATCAAAAAGTTGATTCAATTatggaaaatattattaatgaacatattgaaaataaatcaattgggaagaagaaaaatggtgaGTTTGGAGATGAGGATTTGGTTGATGTTTTACTAAGAACTAAGGAGAACTCTCGACTTCAATTTCCAATTACAAATGACCATATTAAAGCTGTAATTTCT GATATATTTATTGGTGGAACTGAAACTTCATCTTCAACTATTATTTGGGCATTGTCAGAAATGATGAGGAACCCAAGTGTCATGGCCAAAGCCCAAAGTGAAGTGAGACAAGTCtttaaaggaaagaaaaagtatGATGAAAATGACATAGAAAAGTTGACATATCTAAAGTTAGTGATTAAGGAAACATTAAGGCTCCATACTCCAGGTCCTCTTATGGGACCTAGAGAATGTAGGGAGAACACAAATATAGATGGATACATCATTCCTCAAAAGACTAGAGTACTTGTCAATGTATGGGCACTTGCGAGAGATCCGAAATATTGGCAAAATCCTACAAGTTTTATACCAGAGAGATTTGAAAATTCTTCGATTGACTTTATGGGGAATGACTTTGAGTTTATTCCGTTTGGTTCAGGAAGAAGGATGTGTCCAGGAATACAATTTGCTTTAGCTAGTGTTGGATTTTCTTTGGCTCAGTTACTCTACCACTTTGAATGGGAACTACCAAATGGAGTTAATTCAAAAGATTTGGACATAACTGAAACACATGGATTAACTGCatcaaaaaagaaagatttatatttaattgCCACAAATTATCGTATCAATGAAGAATATTGA